Genomic segment of Tursiops truncatus isolate mTurTru1 chromosome 5, mTurTru1.mat.Y, whole genome shotgun sequence:
CATTACAGGTAATGTGTATTGACTGCTTGGCTATCTATCCTTTGCTAAGAGCTCTATGTGGATTAGATTATTTATAGTTCACAACACTTAagaatattttacagatgaggaagttgagccTTAGAGAGTTTTCAGTACCTTGCTCAAGACTTCACAGTAAGTTGCAGAGCCCATATTTGATCTCCGCACGTATTTTTACTGTAGGACAAGTTTTTAACCGTTATGTCACATACCTTTTCCCCattctgtatctatatatgtTAAGTAAATGTCTCCATTCAAGTCATTCAATGGAGAGGACAAGATAGGGCGAAGTATAGAGTGATGTAGCATATTGTTAGAAAACTCTATTTATGAATCTGTTAGTGGATTAATAATGGAAAAGAGTTGTCCAGTTAGCTGCGTTTACAATCTGACATGGGCagataagtttttgttttgtgatcGAGTATTCTATCATCAGACATTTTTTAATCATGTAAAGCTCACCATCTACATGGTTTTACTTCATGTCTGAGTAGTTTTGCTTTATGAAAACATTAAATAAGATTTGATGTGAATTTGAGAATGTTTGAGAGATGAATTTTCATAAATgtcaatttccatttttctgctatGCATTCCATTGGACCAGTGGGGTATGGATACCATTTGGTAATATTTGCTAGAGTGTGATCTAGATGGGTATGTATTCAGGTAGAATGAGTTAATCTTAATGCCTTTaatttgggggttgggggtgggctTCTAGTCTTGTATGTACGTGTGATTACTTTCTTTGCTAAttttatataccatatatatttgtatgcCCCTTTTCATTTACCTAGTTTCTTTGCCCATTCTTTAGAAGAAGGTGggagaaaatcaagaaaagatTTCTGACTTGTTATATTTTTGCTGCAGAATAGAAACTCCAGCAGTGAAAAAGTTTGCTAAGTAAAACTTGACTCAGCTCTTGCCACGATGCACAAAAGGgttaaatttaaaggaaaatccTTTTTGCTCCCTGAAGACAAagcattcttttaaaactttcacACAGAAGGTCTGGGAGTGTAGCCTAGAGTGTATAATATTTCTTTTGAAGTCTCAAGGTTTATCTGAACTGTATGGGAtttttctgttctattccattatacatttgttttaactaaacataaaaactttaaaattatcttaTCTCTTTGAGTGCCTTTGCCCCAAAATTAACATCAAGAGCCCAAGTCACTTTTCCAGTAATTGTGTATTTCTTGATGAATCTGTGTCCTTTATTAGTGCTGGAGAGCCCTAGCTTGATGAACTTTTTTGAAGATGGTGATTAACTGATAtaattattctcccatttgttATGAGAATCAATGTCAAGAGATAGAGGAaggatatacaaataaatatggtAAATGTAATTTGCATGATAAAGTCTTCAAGAAATAgttttggtggttttttgtttgtttgcttttttacatATATCCAATTCCTTACAAGTATGCTTGAGTAAATCTTGAATTCATTTCTTAATGTATGCCTTCTGCAACGTCTCTCGTTTACCTTCAGGTGAGAAGCCATTTAAGTGTGACCAGTGCAGTTATGTGGCCTCTAATCAACATGAAGTAACCCGTCACGCAAGACAGGTTCATAATGGGCCTAAACCTCTTAACTGCCCACACTGTGACTACAAAACAGCAGATAGAAGTAACTTCAAAAAACACGTGGAGCTACATGTTAATCCACGGCAGTTCAACTGCCCTGTATGCGAGTACGCAGCTTCCAAGAAGTGTAATCTGCAGTATCATTTCAAATCTAAGCATCCTACTTGTCCTAATAAGACCATGGATGTCTCAAAAGTGAagctaaagaaaaccaaaaagcgAGAGGCTGACTTGCCTGATAACAAAATCaccaatgagaaaacagaaacagagcagaCAAAAATGAAGGGGGATGTGACTGGGAAGAAAAACGAGAGGTCTGTAAAAGTGGAGAAAAAAGATAatgtttcaaaagagaaaaagcctTGTAGTAATGCCTCAAGCCAAGTGACTACGAGAACTCGCAAATCGGCACTGGAAGCTAAAGAGATGGATGTGCACCCAGGAAATAATGCAGAAAAAAGCTGTaaaagcaagaaaagcaaaaggaagacaGAAGCTGAAGCCCGTTCCTTACAAGAACGTGTGAATGATGAGGAACCtgtgacaaaaaagaaaaagaaggcagaaagcaAATCCAGAAATAGTCAGGAAGTGCCGAAGGGTGACAGCAAAGTAGAggagaataaaaagcaaagtagTTGCATGAAAAACAGTGCAAAGAAGAAAACTCTGAGAAGTAAATCATGTAAAAAAAGCGGCAAGCCTGCTCAGAGGAGGCCCACTCAGATAGAGCCTCCTCCTCCCATGGAGTCTGCTGAGGGGGGGCCTGTTCAGACGGAGCCTCCTCCCGCTgcccccccatctcctccccctccccttgcccccgAGCGGCATGCTGAGGTCGAGGTTGTTCAGACGGAGCGGccgcctcctccccctccacccccatctcctcctccacctctttcCCCCGGGGGGCATGCTGAGGTCGAGGTTGTTCAGAAGGGGCCTGTTCATGCGGAGCCTCCTCCTCCCGTGGAGCCGATCCCCAAAAGGTCTCCTCACAAAGATAATGGCAAGGAAAAGTCCAACATGCAGAGTGAAATGGCGCAGAAGGAGCAAGTCCTTATTGAAGTTGGCTTAGTGCCTGTTAAAGACAGGCAGGTTCTAAAGGAAAGTGCCGGTGCACAGGATCtcttaccaccatcaccacctctgCCAAAGGAAGACTTAAAAGAGGAAGAGTCAGTAGACCAAAAATTAGTCCCTGCAGGCGAAGGACATAAAGAAGCTCCTCTTCAAAAAGTGGAAGCAGAAGAGGCAGATAAGAGTCTAGCTGGTCTTGCTGCTGTTACCAAGGCATCTGCCAGTATTTCATCCTCTGAACAAAACTTGAATATGCCAGAGGGTGAAACTTCAGATGGTAAACGTCAGGCTGACGCTATGCTTTGTGAAATGAAGATGGACGCTgatgagaagaaaacagagaatccCCCCGGCAGAGACTCGGCGGTTGAAGAACCAGCTTCACCACCACTTCTTCCTCTACCGCTAGAAAAATGTGAAGCACTGTCCACAGCTACTGTGGCATCACCTCCTGTCACCGTGGCAGGAAATGAGTCTCAGGAAATGGATGAAGACGAAGGCATCCACAGTCATGATGGAAGTGACCTAAGTGACAACATGTCAGAGGATAGTGATGACTCTGGATTGAATGGGGCTCGACCAGTTCCACAAGACACTAGTAGAAAAAGTGGAAAGGAAGCCTTGGCAGTCAAAGTGGCCGAGGGAGATTTTGTTTGTATCTTCTGTGATCGttcttttagaaaggaaaaagattacAGCAAACACCTCAATCGCCATTTGGTTAATGTATACTTCCTTGAAGAGGCAGCTCAAGGGCAGGAGTAAATAAACTTTCGGCAAGGCTTCAGTTCTTAGTTTGTAAGGTCTGTGACATTTTGTATTCATTTGTAGTAATAGAcaaccttttgtttttaaaattgctttaattAGTATCCAATCTTGATTTTTAAGTGGCATTCTTTTCCTTAGGAATCCGTGTACCTATTGATGTACACATTTTAGCAAAGCCAAGGGAGTTAATGTAATAAACCAGCAGACATCTAAAtctattagcttttgcttttaattGAACCCAGAAGGCCAAGGTGGTATTAGAGCATTCTATCGATTTGTTCAGCTATAATTTGTGAGTTTTTTCCTCATGTCTATCTTCCTGTTTCACGTTAGTTTATTCTTAGTTCCTTGTTTAGCTCTGTAAAAATTAGCATACTTAAATAGCAAATTACTTGAAGAATTTGCCTGCTTTATATAAAGTTAgcactttaaaattgttttagagatgagaagaGACATTTAAATTGAAGAGAAATTCTCCCAACAATGGATGTTATATCAGTCCAGGTATTTACTTCCTGAGTTTTGATCAGTATATGTGTTTTGTGTATGTCAATCGTCATAAAAAGtggttttggtgggttttttttttttttcggtgctTTAATGCCTTAAGATGTTGCACATTGTTGTTTTTAACCTATGCAGTTAAATTTTTTCTAGAAATAGCATTTGTGTTGTAACACTTTATATCTATATATGCATGTTTATTTTGACCTCTTTGGAGGGATGCTTAAGTCTTGTTTGCAAAAGAGCAGTTTTCTTTTCCCCTGCTGCAATTGTCTTTTTTGCAGAATATTAGTCTGTTCAAATTTGTGAGCAAATGAAAGATGCCGGTTCAGTCCATTGATTTTGATTTTAACATCTTATATCTATGCCAGAATCTGTATTTcatataagttatttattttaaattgatgtgGTGAATCACAGCTCTCAGTTTGAACTTTACAATAAATAAACCACTAGGCTCCATACTGAATGGATTTTTATCTCAAGTACCAACCGTAAGTAAACTTTTGGCCTGTTTTAGTAGATTTGCTTCCTAAATGTATGGTGTTAAATCgtatcttagaggaaaacctctTCTCATAGATGGTTGGTGTATTTATGGCTACTCCGCTGAATAAAGAACTGTAATTTTTATCTGGAAGCTGCAAATCTGGAATTAGGAGGCATAGTTACTCCTTCAAGTTATACAGGATTATCAGTTTGTGAGATTCCAAAGCCATAGCAATTATGTGGAAAACCTAGGATGAGAAAGGGTAGTATGAGTGCTGGTAGACCAGCTGCTACTTCCTGTGAATTCAATGAAAAAGGCCTGGTGAAAGTTAAGTTCAGTCCAGATTAAAAAATCATACTTTCTCAGGGATGTCCTGGCTGTTCCCGGGACAGCCTTTTTCTACAGGTGAGGCCTCAAATGAATAGAAGCTATTCTGGTGTTCCTACAGGACCACTTTGTATGGAAAAGAGTATGTACCCCATATTTGTTAGTTGGTTCTTTGGCCAGTcaccaaagaatatgaaagactCTAACAtaggtttttttccttgctgATAAGTTATTcattacagtaaaataaaatatgatcccAGTAGGGAACTTTGATTCCGATCCTCCCATGTTCTATTCTGAAGTAACcactttatatttcatttattttcttttgtctggTGATCTCTGAGGCAGGTTTCAGAGTTTGGCAATGCAACATGAAAGATTAGGAAAAGTATTAAAGTGTGGGTAGAAAACTTATTAACCTGAGAGTGAAATTTAAGGTAAAAGACATTTGAACCTTGGAATTGGCTGGGAGGCCAAAGATTTAAAGAAGCAGAAGATTTTCTCAAGACATGAGTAAGTTGTTTGTTACTGGTGTGTGTTTTGTTGAATTGTAGGTGAATTCTCAGCTCTGACAATCATTGTCATACAGATCAATCtgcaaatatttatgttttaaaacttaaattataaAGCTAGTTAAACCTTTCTAACAACTAGATTTAATATTCATGgatacattttatgttaaaaagtTACCTTTTACagtacatatgaaaatatttgtgttaaGTTCAAATTGGAGATTGGGAATCAGTTTGGGGAAGAGGTTTTGTGGATTCTTTgacacttcaaaagaaaaaaatatgacttcTGGGGAATTGGACTAATTTTCTTATTTAGATTTAAAACTAgaattccaaaaacaaaaatgtgaaggAAATTAAAACCCCTTATTATTAAAGTGATCTGTGAAAACATTGTTACTGGAAATTGAATGAACTTGAGGCCTTTCCTCCAGAAAACAAGGACTTGATTGTCAGGCCTATATTAGGTTCTGAACCTTAATGCCATGTATTTGttcttattaaaaattgtttcattGAAAAGTATATTAGTAATATGAACTTCTGGTCTAGTTGGGAGTTCTTCCATTTGAAAAATGTGCTATTTGCATGAGACTGTTtgaatctttttgttttctcagtttcCCCTCCACTGGATAGGATTGAAGCTAGACTTTTCCCTTTTGATAACAGAATAAAAAGTGAACATCTTGTTTATAAATTGATGTTTAGTATTAGAGTGAAAGTTGAAATACTTAGAATACATTATAAGCCTAATGCTAGGTAGCCTTGTAAAAATAGATCTCTTTTAACTATCTTCTGCACCTATATTCACATTGCTTTTCAAgatattttaagttatatttttttcctcttttcagagCTGCTTCTttggggctctttttttttttttaattgaggtgtaatTCACAAAGGGCTACATTTTATTGATAAGGCTTCTTATAACTATTGCTAGATGTTTTGCTCTAGTCTTCCAGGAagggccattttattttttagagtcatTTCTAAAGTCATGTGGTCCTTAACTTTGGGGACTCTTGCATCTGAGTGCTAATTCAGATTTAAGCCTAAGTAACCTCATTGCCTCTCACCCCATGAATGTTGACAATGGATGAAATACTTTGCTGTAGTTCTGGACTAAAATGCTGGGGaagaaacttaattttcttttttgcacaaATCAGGAAAACAGCTACTGTGCAGAGTTTCCTTTTGACCTCAGCAGATGAACTGGACTGATAGTGTTAATTCAGATTTAAGAAATTATCTGAATCTTGGTTTGAGTTGATTCGGGATCTACATGCAATATTAACTAGATCGGAtaccttttatattttcacatgtaTGCATAGGCTTTCCTCACCCTCATCAACATCCATTAGTTATTGAACTTTGTGAACTGGCATTGAAACATTACAACAATGTTTTGTTGCACCAGTTTTGTAAAGTTTTACAGTGCAATACCTGTTACTTTTCAGAGACAAACCAAAGGTTAATTTCTCAAGGATCTTGCTGTTTGCTTTAGCAGCATTTGATGgagtatcttttttatatatatatacatttgtaatagatgaaaaataaaccagattgcaaatcctttttttttttgaagcaaacCATGTACCAGGTTTTTGGTCCAAATTGTGTAGGATAAGTTAAATTGCATTCTATTA
This window contains:
- the LOC117312412 gene encoding RE1-silencing transcription factor-like isoform X1, which encodes MCGSRELTAQEQSKRRRGPGPQVAAAAAAAAGTQQRKVVREGAATRVFAPPRPGRPNTVMATQVMGQSSGGGGLFTGSGTMGMALPNDMYDLPDLSRAELAAPQLIMLANVALTGEVNGGCCDYLVGEERQMAELMPVGENNFSDSDGEGLEESPEVKGEPSGLENMELESLELSVVQPRPVFEVSAASEPYSANKDLPRETPVAEDKCKNLKTKPFRCKPCQYEAESEEQFVHHIRVHSAKKFFVEESAEKQAKARECGSSTGEEGDFSKGPIRCDRCGYNTNRYDHYTAHLKHHTRAGDNERVYKCIICTYTTVSEYHWRKHLRNHFPRKVYTCGKCNYFSDRKNNYVQHVRTHTGERPYKCELCPYSSSQKTHLTRHMRTHSGEKPFKCDQCSYVASNQHEVTRHARQVHNGPKPLNCPHCDYKTADRSNFKKHVELHVNPRQFNCPVCEYAASKKCNLQYHFKSKHPTCPNKTMDVSKVKLKKTKKREADLPDNKITNEKTETEQTKMKGDVTGKKNERSVKVEKKDNVSKEKKPCSNASSQVTTRTRKSALEAKEMDVHPGNNAEKSCKSKKSKRKTEAEARSLQERVNDEEPVTKKKKKAESKSRNSQEVPKGDSKVEENKKQSSCMKNSAKKKTLRSKSCKKSGKPAQRRPTQIEPPPPMESAEGGPVQTEPPPAAPPSPPPPLAPERHAEVEVVQTERPPPPPPPPSPPPPLSPGGHAEVEVVQKGPVHAEPPPPVEPIPKRSPHKDNGKEKSNMQSEMAQKEQVLIEVGLVPVKDRQVLKESAGAQDLLPPSPPLPKEDLKEEESVDQKLVPAGEGHKEAPLQKVEAEEADKSLAGLAAVTKASASISSSEQNLNMPEGETSDGKRQADAMLCEMKMDADEKKTENPPGRDSAVEEPASPPLLPLPLEKCEALSTATVASPPVTVAGNESQEMDEDEGIHSHDGSDLSDNMSEDSDDSGLNGARPVPQDTSRKSGKEALAVKVAEGDFVCIFCDRSFRKEKDYSKHLNRHLVNVYFLEEAAQGQE
- the LOC117312412 gene encoding RE1-silencing transcription factor-like isoform X3, which produces MATQVMGQSSGGGGLFTGSGTMGMALPNDMYDLPDLSRAELAAPQLIMLANVALTGEVNGGCCDYLVGEERQMAELMPVGENNFSDSDGEGLEESPEVKGEPSGLENMELESLELSVVQPRPVFEVSAASEPYSANKDLPRETPVAEDKCKNLKTKPFRCKPCQYEAESEEQFVHHIRVHSAKKFFVEESAEKQAKARECGSSTGEEGDFSKGPIRCDRCGYNTNRYDHYTAHLKHHTRAGDNERVYKCIICTYTTVSEYHWRKHLRNHFPRKVYTCGKCNYFSDRKNNYVQHVRTHTGERPYKCELCPYSSSQKTHLTRHMRTHSGEKPFKCDQCSYVASNQHEVTRHARQVHNGPKPLNCPHCDYKTADRSNFKKHVELHVNPRQFNCPVCEYAASKKCNLQYHFKSKHPTCPNKTMDVSKVKLKKTKKREADLPDNKITNEKTETEQTKMKGDVTGKKNERSVKVEKKDNVSKEKKPCSNASSQVTTRTRKSALEAKEMDVHPGNNAEKSCKSKKSKRKTEAEARSLQERVNDEEPVTKKKKKAESKSRNSQEVPKGDSKVEENKKQSSCMKNSAKKKTLRSKSCKKSGKPAQRRPTQIEPPPPMESAEGGPVQTEPPPAAPPSPPPPLAPERHAEVEVVQTERPPPPPPPPSPPPPLSPGGHAEVEVVQKGPVHAEPPPPVEPIPKRSPHKDNGKEKSNMQSEMAQKEQVLIEVGLVPVKDRQVLKESAGAQDLLPPSPPLPKEDLKEEESVDQKLVPAGEGHKEAPLQKVEAEEADKSLAGLAAVTKASASISSSEQNLNMPEGETSDGKRQADAMLCEMKMDADEKKTENPPGRDSAVEEPASPPLLPLPLEKCEALSTATVASPPVTVAGNESQEMDEDEGIHSHDGSDLSDNMSEDSDDSGLNGARPVPQDTSRKSGKEALAVKVAEGDFVCIFCDRSFRKEKDYSKHLNRHLVNVYFLEEAAQGQE
- the LOC117312412 gene encoding RE1-silencing transcription factor-like isoform X2, which produces MCGSRELTAQEQSKRRRGPGPQVAAAAAAAAGTQQRKVVREGAATRVFAPPRPGRPNTVMATQVMGQSSGGGGLFTGSGTMGMALPNDMYDLPDLSRAELAAPQLIMLANVALTGEVNGGCCDYLVGEERQMAELMPVGENNFSDSDGEGLEESPEVKGEPSGLENMELESLELSVVQPRPVFEVSAASEPYSANKDLPRETPVAEDKCKNLKTKPFRCKPCQYEAESEEQFVHHIRVHSAKKFFVEESAEKQAKARECGSSTGEEGDFSKGPIRCDRCGYNTNRYDHYTAHLKHHTRAGDNERVYKCIICTYTTVSEYHWRKHLRNHFPRKVYTCGKCNYFSDRKNNYVQHVRTHTGEKPFKCDQCSYVASNQHEVTRHARQVHNGPKPLNCPHCDYKTADRSNFKKHVELHVNPRQFNCPVCEYAASKKCNLQYHFKSKHPTCPNKTMDVSKVKLKKTKKREADLPDNKITNEKTETEQTKMKGDVTGKKNERSVKVEKKDNVSKEKKPCSNASSQVTTRTRKSALEAKEMDVHPGNNAEKSCKSKKSKRKTEAEARSLQERVNDEEPVTKKKKKAESKSRNSQEVPKGDSKVEENKKQSSCMKNSAKKKTLRSKSCKKSGKPAQRRPTQIEPPPPMESAEGGPVQTEPPPAAPPSPPPPLAPERHAEVEVVQTERPPPPPPPPSPPPPLSPGGHAEVEVVQKGPVHAEPPPPVEPIPKRSPHKDNGKEKSNMQSEMAQKEQVLIEVGLVPVKDRQVLKESAGAQDLLPPSPPLPKEDLKEEESVDQKLVPAGEGHKEAPLQKVEAEEADKSLAGLAAVTKASASISSSEQNLNMPEGETSDGKRQADAMLCEMKMDADEKKTENPPGRDSAVEEPASPPLLPLPLEKCEALSTATVASPPVTVAGNESQEMDEDEGIHSHDGSDLSDNMSEDSDDSGLNGARPVPQDTSRKSGKEALAVKVAEGDFVCIFCDRSFRKEKDYSKHLNRHLVNVYFLEEAAQGQE